One genomic window of Pseudomonas chlororaphis subsp. piscium includes the following:
- a CDS encoding hybrid sensor histidine kinase/response regulator — MLSNIQAKLLIVDDLPENLLALEALIKREDRQVYKALSADEALSLLLQHEFAMAILDVQMPGMNGFELAELMRGTEKTKNIPIVFVSAAGRELDYAFKGYESGAVDFLHKPLDTHAVKSKVNVFVDLYRQSKAMKQQVEALEQSRREQEALLKQLQATQNELEQAVRMRDDFMSIVAHEVRTPLNGLILETQLRKMHLARDNAAAFTLDKMHAMVDRDERQIKSLIRLIEDMLDISRIRTGKLSIRPSRVDLVQLVRGLLENFAPQAEAAESSIALTSEDSVLGQWDEFRIEQVISNLLTNALRYGAKSPIEVRVYSADGQARVEVRDHGIGISEDNQARIFQQFERVSVNHAVAGLGLGLFISEQIVTAHGGTIEVDSRIGEGALFRVCLPL, encoded by the coding sequence ATGTTAAGTAATATCCAAGCCAAGCTGCTGATCGTCGACGATCTGCCAGAGAACCTGTTGGCCCTCGAAGCGCTGATCAAGCGCGAGGATCGCCAGGTGTACAAGGCGCTGTCGGCGGACGAGGCCTTGTCGCTGTTGCTCCAGCATGAGTTCGCCATGGCCATTCTCGATGTACAGATGCCCGGCATGAATGGCTTCGAGCTGGCCGAGCTGATGCGCGGCACCGAGAAGACCAAGAACATTCCCATCGTGTTCGTCAGCGCCGCCGGGCGCGAACTCGACTATGCCTTCAAGGGCTATGAAAGCGGCGCGGTGGACTTCCTGCACAAGCCGCTGGATACCCATGCGGTGAAGAGCAAGGTCAATGTGTTCGTCGACCTGTACCGGCAGAGCAAGGCCATGAAGCAGCAGGTCGAAGCCCTGGAGCAGAGCCGGCGCGAGCAGGAGGCGCTGCTCAAGCAGTTGCAGGCGACCCAGAACGAACTGGAGCAGGCGGTGCGCATGCGTGACGATTTCATGTCGATCGTCGCCCATGAGGTGCGCACGCCGTTGAACGGCCTGATCCTGGAAACCCAGCTGCGCAAGATGCACCTGGCCCGCGACAACGCCGCCGCCTTCACCCTGGACAAGATGCACGCCATGGTCGACCGCGACGAGCGCCAGATCAAAAGCCTGATCCGCCTGATCGAGGACATGCTGGACATCTCGCGGATCCGTACCGGCAAGCTGTCGATCCGCCCGAGCCGGGTCGACCTGGTGCAACTGGTGCGCGGCCTGCTGGAGAACTTCGCGCCCCAGGCCGAGGCCGCCGAGTCGTCGATCGCCCTGACCAGCGAAGACTCGGTGCTCGGCCAGTGGGACGAGTTCCGCATCGAGCAGGTGATCTCCAACCTGCTGACCAATGCCTTGCGTTATGGCGCCAAGAGCCCGATCGAAGTGCGGGTGTACAGTGCGGACGGGCAGGCGCGGGTCGAAGTGCGCGATCACGGGATCGGTATCAGCGAGGACAACCAGGCACGTATCTTCCAGCAGTTCGAGCGCGTCTCTGTCAATCATGCGGTGGCTGGGCTCGGGCTGGGGCTGTTCATTTCCGAGCAGATCGTCACCGCCCATGGCGGCACCATTGAAGTCGACAGCAGGATCGGCGAAGGTGCGCTGTTTCGCGTTTGTCTGCCGCTGTAG
- a CDS encoding chemotaxis protein CheB, with translation MKDYAIGQSALPRVEAIVIGASAGGVEALLKIFAAFPEGFRLPIVVVLHLPEEHRSQLAEVFAQRLALPVQEARDKQSIDRGTLYFAVPGYHLSVEQDRSLSLSQEERVHHSRPAIDYLFDSAADAYGPRLAAVLLTGANQDGAHGLAQVKRRGGLSIVQDPAEAQVATMPEAAIALHRPDYILPLHGISRLLVELERIAC, from the coding sequence ATGAAGGACTACGCCATCGGGCAATCCGCCTTGCCGCGGGTCGAGGCCATAGTGATAGGCGCGTCGGCCGGCGGCGTCGAGGCGCTGCTGAAAATCTTCGCGGCCTTTCCCGAGGGCTTCCGCCTGCCGATAGTGGTGGTGCTGCACCTGCCCGAAGAGCATCGCAGCCAGCTGGCCGAGGTGTTCGCCCAGCGCCTGGCGCTGCCGGTGCAAGAGGCCCGCGACAAGCAGAGCATCGACCGCGGCACCCTGTATTTCGCCGTGCCCGGTTATCACTTGTCGGTGGAGCAGGACCGCAGCCTGTCCCTGAGCCAAGAGGAACGCGTGCATCATTCGCGTCCCGCCATCGATTACCTGTTCGACTCCGCCGCCGATGCCTATGGCCCGCGCCTGGCCGCGGTGCTGCTGACCGGGGCCAACCAGGACGGCGCCCATGGCCTGGCCCAGGTCAAGCGGCGCGGCGGCCTGAGCATCGTCCAGGACCCGGCCGAGGCCCAGGTGGCGACCATGCCCGAGGCGGCCATCGCGCTGCACCGACCGGATTACATTCTCCCTTTGCACGGCATCAGCCGTCTGCTTGTCGAGCTGGAACGAATCGCATGTTAA
- a CDS encoding response regulator produces MSEDAQDVVLIVEDEPVILMLLADYLSGLGYRVLQAENGEQAFEILASKPHLDVMITDYRLPGGITGVMIAEPAVKLRPDLKVIFISGYPTEILESGSPIARSAPILAKPFDLNSLQEQIQRLLA; encoded by the coding sequence ATGAGTGAAGATGCACAAGACGTCGTACTGATCGTCGAAGATGAACCGGTGATTCTGATGTTGCTCGCCGACTATCTGTCGGGCCTGGGCTACCGGGTGTTGCAGGCAGAGAACGGCGAGCAGGCGTTCGAGATCCTCGCCAGCAAACCGCACCTGGATGTGATGATCACCGACTACCGGCTGCCGGGCGGGATTACCGGGGTGATGATCGCCGAACCCGCGGTGAAGTTGCGTCCGGACCTCAAGGTGATTTTCATCAGCGGTTACCCCACCGAGATTCTCGAGTCCGGCAGCCCGATCGCGCGAAGCGCGCCGATCCTGGCCAAGCCCTTCGACCTCAACAGCCTGCAGGAACAGATCCAGCGCCTGCTGGCGTGA
- a CDS encoding response regulator, with amino-acid sequence MISSSSVDEQSFRKLLSRNIALPLGVGVLSAVVFLSLISYLLSVTQWVQHSDRVINSINQAAKLTVDLETGMRGFLITGDEHFLDPYEVAKPQIFSELRGLRELVADNPQQVDRFKRLEALQDEWNLYAKGMIEMRRQEGDYRRSVQSGRGKRLTDQMRKEYDEAVAMEQQLRVDRNENVTRTTVRSVALYLLFVVLISGLLAYMGRRDLLNLSRNYGANLAAQQKSARALEQQAWLRSGQTELAEQLLGQLTLNLLGRNILQFCAQYLGSAVAAMYVREEHGGLKRVAAYGFSREQEEREQSIFIGEGMVGQAAQQDRLIRLDEVPADYFKVSSGLGEGVPRSVLVVPTSDDDRVNGVIELGFLRALSERDVELLELIAGNIGTAIEAARYRQRLQEVLAETQQLNEELQVQQEELKTANEELEEQSRVLKESQVHLEAQQVELEQTNEQLAEQAQALAQQRDAMDRKNGELNLAQVQLQERAEELQRSSKYKSEFLANMSHELRTPLNSSLILAKLLAENPQENLSAEQVQFAESIYSAGNDLLNLINDILDISKVEAGKLEVRPENTSVVRLVEGLRGLFQPLTADKGLEFRVELQPGVPQRLFTDCQRVEQILKNLLSNAVKFTEKGQVSLSVSCQPEAGIAFAVRDSGIGIAPEQQESIFEAFRQADGTTNRRYGGTGLGLSISRDLAALLGGSITVASEPGQGSVFTLVLPEQYVERVAEEQDELKPVAAPVIQAPSKPAPAPAPLVPEVEIPRFADDRDKAPFTTRCILVVEDEANFAHILYDLAHELGYQCLVAHGADEGYSLAEQFVPDAILLDMRLPDHSGLTVLQRLKAHATTRHIPVHVISVEDRVEAAMHMGAIGYAVKPTTREELKDVFARLEAKLTQKVKRVLLVEDDDLQRDSIARLIGDDDIEITAVGLAQEALELLRDNLYDCMVIDLKLPDMLGNDLLKRMSTEDICSFPPVIVYTGRNLTRDEEAELRKYSRSIIIKGARSPERLLDEVTLFLHKVESQLSHERQKMLKAARSRDKVFEGRKVLLVDDDVRNIFALTSALEQKGAIVVIGRNGHEAIAKLNEVEDIDLVLMDVMMPEMDGYEATLEIRKEPRWRKLPIIAVTAKAMKDDQERCLQAGANDYLAKPIDLDRLFSLIRVWLPKMERI; translated from the coding sequence ATGATCTCTTCGTCTTCGGTTGATGAACAGAGCTTTCGCAAGCTGCTAAGTCGCAACATCGCGCTCCCCCTGGGCGTTGGCGTGCTCAGTGCGGTGGTCTTCCTGTCCCTGATCAGCTATCTGCTCTCGGTGACCCAGTGGGTCCAGCACAGCGATCGGGTGATCAACAGCATCAACCAGGCCGCCAAGCTGACGGTCGACCTGGAAACCGGCATGCGCGGCTTCCTGATCACCGGCGACGAGCATTTCCTCGACCCTTATGAAGTGGCCAAGCCGCAGATCTTCAGCGAGTTGCGCGGGCTGCGCGAGCTGGTGGCGGACAATCCGCAGCAGGTCGATCGCTTCAAGCGCCTGGAAGCCTTGCAGGACGAGTGGAATCTCTACGCCAAAGGCATGATCGAGATGCGCCGCCAGGAGGGCGATTATCGCCGCTCGGTGCAGTCCGGCCGGGGCAAGCGCCTGACCGACCAGATGCGCAAGGAATACGACGAAGCGGTGGCGATGGAGCAGCAACTGCGGGTCGATCGCAACGAGAACGTCACCCGCACCACGGTCCGCAGCGTGGCCCTGTACCTGTTGTTCGTGGTGCTGATCAGCGGTCTGCTGGCCTATATGGGGCGCCGCGACCTGCTCAACCTGTCCAGAAACTACGGCGCCAACCTCGCCGCCCAGCAGAAAAGCGCCCGGGCCCTGGAGCAGCAGGCCTGGCTGCGCAGCGGTCAGACCGAACTGGCCGAGCAGTTGCTGGGGCAACTGACGCTGAACCTGTTGGGGCGCAATATCCTGCAGTTCTGTGCGCAGTACCTGGGCAGCGCCGTGGCGGCGATGTATGTGCGTGAGGAGCACGGCGGCCTCAAGCGCGTGGCCGCCTACGGTTTCTCCCGCGAGCAGGAAGAGCGCGAACAGTCGATTTTCATCGGTGAAGGCATGGTCGGCCAGGCGGCCCAGCAGGACCGGCTGATCCGTCTGGACGAGGTTCCCGCCGATTACTTCAAGGTCAGCTCCGGCCTCGGTGAAGGCGTGCCGCGCAGCGTGCTGGTGGTGCCGACCAGCGACGACGACCGGGTCAACGGGGTGATCGAGCTGGGCTTCCTGCGCGCCCTCAGCGAGCGCGATGTCGAGCTGCTGGAGCTGATCGCCGGCAATATCGGCACCGCCATCGAAGCCGCGCGTTATCGCCAGCGCCTGCAGGAAGTGCTGGCCGAAACCCAGCAACTCAACGAAGAGCTGCAGGTGCAGCAGGAAGAACTGAAGACCGCCAACGAAGAACTCGAGGAACAGTCGCGGGTGCTCAAGGAGTCCCAGGTACACTTGGAAGCCCAGCAGGTGGAGCTGGAGCAGACCAACGAGCAATTGGCCGAGCAGGCCCAGGCGCTGGCGCAGCAGCGCGACGCCATGGACCGCAAGAACGGTGAGCTGAACCTGGCCCAGGTGCAGTTGCAAGAGCGTGCCGAGGAGCTGCAGCGTTCGAGCAAGTACAAGTCGGAATTCCTCGCCAATATGTCCCACGAGCTGCGCACGCCGCTGAACAGCTCGCTGATCCTGGCCAAGCTGCTGGCGGAAAACCCCCAGGAAAACCTCAGCGCCGAACAGGTGCAGTTCGCCGAGTCGATCTATTCGGCGGGCAACGATCTACTCAACCTGATCAACGACATTCTCGATATTTCCAAGGTCGAAGCCGGCAAGCTCGAAGTGCGTCCGGAAAACACCAGCGTCGTGCGCCTGGTCGAGGGCCTGCGCGGGCTGTTCCAGCCGCTGACGGCGGACAAGGGCCTGGAGTTCCGTGTCGAGTTGCAGCCCGGCGTGCCGCAGAGGCTGTTCACCGACTGCCAGCGGGTCGAGCAGATTCTCAAGAACCTGCTGTCCAACGCGGTGAAGTTCACTGAGAAGGGCCAGGTCAGCCTGAGCGTGTCGTGCCAGCCCGAGGCGGGCATTGCTTTTGCCGTGCGCGACTCGGGCATCGGGATCGCCCCGGAGCAGCAGGAAAGTATCTTCGAAGCCTTCCGCCAGGCCGACGGCACCACCAATCGCCGTTACGGCGGCACTGGCCTGGGCTTGTCGATTTCCCGCGACCTGGCAGCATTGCTCGGCGGTTCGATCACGGTCGCCAGCGAGCCGGGGCAGGGCAGTGTCTTCACCCTGGTGCTGCCGGAGCAGTATGTCGAGCGCGTGGCAGAGGAACAGGACGAGCTCAAGCCGGTCGCGGCACCGGTGATCCAGGCACCGAGCAAACCGGCTCCGGCGCCGGCCCCCCTGGTGCCCGAGGTGGAGATTCCGCGTTTCGCCGACGATCGCGACAAGGCGCCGTTCACCACCCGCTGCATCCTGGTGGTGGAGGACGAAGCGAACTTTGCCCACATTCTGTATGACCTGGCCCACGAGCTGGGTTACCAGTGCCTGGTGGCCCACGGCGCCGACGAGGGTTACAGCCTGGCCGAACAGTTCGTGCCGGACGCGATCCTGCTGGACATGCGCCTGCCGGATCATTCCGGGCTGACGGTGTTGCAGCGCCTCAAGGCGCACGCCACCACCCGGCATATCCCGGTGCATGTGATTTCCGTGGAAGACCGGGTCGAGGCCGCCATGCACATGGGCGCCATCGGCTACGCGGTCAAGCCCACTACCCGCGAAGAGCTCAAGGACGTGTTCGCCCGCCTGGAAGCCAAGCTCACCCAGAAGGTCAAGCGCGTGCTGCTGGTGGAGGACGACGACCTGCAGCGCGACAGCATCGCCCGGCTGATCGGCGACGACGACATCGAGATCACCGCCGTCGGCCTGGCCCAGGAAGCACTGGAGCTGCTGCGCGACAACCTCTACGACTGCATGGTCATCGACCTGAAGCTGCCGGACATGCTCGGCAACGACCTGCTCAAGCGCATGTCCACCGAGGACATCTGCTCCTTCCCGCCGGTGATCGTCTATACAGGGCGCAACCTGACCCGCGATGAAGAGGCGGAGCTGCGCAAGTATTCGCGCTCGATCATCATCAAGGGCGCGCGTTCGCCCGAGCGCCTGCTGGACGAAGTGACGCTGTTTCTGCACAAAGTCGAGTCCCAGTTGTCCCATGAGCGGCAGAAGATGCTCAAGGCCGCCCGCAGCCGCGATAAGGTCTTCGAGGGGCGCAAGGTCCTGCTGGTGGACGACGATGTGCGTAACATCTTCGCCCTCACCAGCGCCCTGGAGCAGAAGGGGGCGATCGTGGTCATCGGCCGTAATGGCCATGAGGCGATCGCCAAGCTCAATGAAGTCGAGGATATCGACCTGGTGCTGATGGACGTGATGATGCCCGAGATGGATGGTTACGAAGCCACCCTCGAGATCCGCAAGGAGCCACGCTGGCGCAAGCTGCCGATCATTGCGGTGACCGCCAAGGCCATGAAGGACGATCAGGAGCGCTGCCTGCAGGCCGGCGCCAACGATTACCTGGCCAAGCCGATCGACCTCGACCGGCTGTTTTCCCTTATTCGAGTCTGGTTACCCAAGATGGAAAGAATCTAG
- a CDS encoding response regulator translates to MPTTDSTILVVEDDTIVRMLIVDVLEELEFKVLEAAGSEEALTRLQDSALRIDLMMTDVGLPGMDGKELAARARALRPQLPVLFASGYAENIEVAAGMAVIGKPFSIDQLRNKVRTLLG, encoded by the coding sequence ATGCCCACCACCGATTCCACCATCCTGGTCGTCGAAGACGACACCATCGTGCGCATGCTGATTGTCGATGTGCTGGAGGAGCTGGAATTCAAGGTGCTGGAAGCCGCGGGCAGCGAGGAAGCCCTGACCCGGTTGCAGGACAGCGCGCTGCGGATCGACCTGATGATGACCGACGTCGGCCTGCCCGGCATGGACGGCAAGGAACTGGCGGCCCGCGCCCGCGCCTTGCGCCCGCAGTTGCCGGTGCTGTTCGCCAGCGGCTACGCGGAAAACATCGAGGTGGCCGCCGGCATGGCGGTGATCGGCAAACCCTTCTCCATCGACCAGTTGCGCAACAAGGTCCGCACCCTCCTCGGCTGA
- a CDS encoding glycosyltransferase: MSPTAATKVLVIGYVWPEPRSSAASGHLMQILQVFLRQGWDITFSSPANPGEHKEDLSVLGIRECPIELNNSSFDRFIAELAPDIVLFDQFMMEEQFGWRVEQQCPGALRVLETSDLQSLRHARHQRLKERLKASDDNDDFSTLFAPAAEQEFAGMADTDQARREIAALYRCDLSLMISEFEIELLVKQFGLPPALLHWCPLMPEHMPHNYVPFAERAHFLSIGNFRHAPNWDAVLWMKNAVWPLIRQQLPGAQLHIYGAYTPPKAAALHNPAQGFQVMNWAEDALAVMSAARICLAPLRFGAGIKGKLLDAMLCGTPSVTTPVGAEAMHGDAPWPGAVAESASAIAAAAVHLYQDQALWSEAQEQGRQLLLARYRQQVHGPALIERLQHCRANLAQLRRDNFTGGMLRHHHHKSTQYMAQWIEAKNRLA, encoded by the coding sequence ATGAGTCCGACCGCCGCCACCAAAGTCCTGGTCATTGGTTACGTCTGGCCCGAACCCCGCTCCTCGGCGGCCAGCGGGCACCTGATGCAGATCCTCCAGGTCTTCCTCCGGCAAGGCTGGGACATCACCTTCAGCAGCCCGGCCAACCCCGGCGAGCACAAGGAGGACCTGAGCGTCCTGGGCATCCGCGAGTGCCCGATCGAGCTGAACAACAGCAGTTTCGACCGCTTTATCGCCGAACTGGCGCCGGATATCGTGCTGTTCGACCAGTTCATGATGGAGGAGCAGTTCGGCTGGCGCGTCGAGCAGCAGTGCCCCGGCGCCCTGCGCGTGCTGGAGACTTCCGACCTGCAGAGCCTGCGCCACGCTCGCCATCAGCGCCTCAAGGAGCGCCTGAAAGCCAGCGACGACAACGATGACTTCAGCACCCTGTTCGCCCCCGCCGCCGAGCAGGAGTTCGCCGGCATGGCCGACACCGACCAGGCCCGGCGCGAGATCGCGGCGCTGTACCGCTGCGACCTGAGCCTGATGATCTCCGAGTTCGAGATCGAGCTGCTGGTCAAGCAATTCGGCCTGCCGCCGGCCTTGCTGCACTGGTGCCCGCTGATGCCCGAACACATGCCGCACAACTATGTGCCCTTCGCCGAACGGGCGCACTTCCTGAGCATCGGCAACTTCCGCCACGCGCCGAACTGGGATGCGGTGCTCTGGATGAAAAACGCCGTGTGGCCGCTGATCCGCCAGCAGTTGCCGGGCGCGCAGCTGCATATCTATGGCGCCTACACCCCGCCCAAGGCCGCGGCCCTGCACAATCCGGCCCAGGGTTTCCAGGTAATGAACTGGGCCGAGGATGCATTGGCAGTCATGTCCGCCGCGCGAATCTGCCTGGCCCCTCTGCGTTTCGGCGCGGGCATCAAGGGCAAGCTGCTGGACGCCATGCTCTGTGGCACGCCGAGCGTCACCACCCCGGTCGGCGCCGAAGCCATGCACGGCGACGCACCCTGGCCGGGAGCGGTGGCCGAGTCGGCCAGCGCCATCGCCGCGGCGGCGGTACACCTGTACCAGGACCAGGCGCTGTGGAGCGAGGCCCAGGAACAGGGTCGCCAACTGTTGCTTGCGCGCTATCGGCAACAGGTCCACGGCCCGGCTTTGATCGAGCGCCTGCAGCACTGCCGGGCGAACCTGGCGCAACTGCGCCGCGACAACTTCACCGGCGGCATGCTGCGTCACCATCACCACAAGAGCACCCAGTACATGGCGCAGTGGATCGAGGCGAAAAACCGCCTGGCCTGA
- a CDS encoding CheR family methyltransferase: protein MERNTEIELRLLIEAIYLKYSYDFRDYSGASIKRRINHALRQFECKTISALQERVLHDPGAFMQLLQFLTIPVSEMFRDPSHFLAIRQEVVPLLKTYPSIKIWIAGCSTGEEVYSMAILLREEGLLERTIIYATDINPSSLEKAKQGIFSLENIRAYTQNYQQAGGLRSFADYYTAAYDYAIFDKTLRENVTFADHSLATDSVFSETQLISCRNVLIYFNKKLQDRAFGLFHESLCHRGFLVLGSKETLDFSAYGEHFEPLVKQERVYRKS, encoded by the coding sequence GTGGAGCGCAATACCGAGATCGAACTGCGTCTGTTGATCGAAGCTATCTACCTCAAGTACAGCTACGACTTCCGCGATTACTCCGGCGCCTCGATCAAGCGCCGGATCAACCATGCGCTGCGCCAGTTCGAATGCAAGACCATTTCCGCCCTGCAGGAGCGGGTGCTGCACGACCCGGGCGCGTTCATGCAGTTGCTGCAGTTCCTGACGATCCCGGTCAGCGAGATGTTTCGCGACCCGTCGCACTTCCTGGCGATTCGCCAGGAAGTGGTGCCGCTGCTCAAGACCTACCCCTCGATCAAGATCTGGATCGCCGGCTGCAGCACGGGCGAGGAGGTCTATTCGATGGCCATCCTGTTGCGCGAGGAAGGGCTGCTGGAGCGCACCATCATCTATGCCACCGACATCAACCCCAGCTCCCTGGAGAAGGCCAAGCAGGGCATCTTTTCCCTGGAGAACATTCGCGCCTATACCCAGAACTACCAGCAGGCCGGCGGTTTGCGCTCCTTTGCCGACTACTACACGGCGGCCTACGACTACGCGATCTTCGACAAGACCCTGCGCGAGAACGTGACCTTCGCCGACCACAGCCTGGCGACCGACAGCGTGTTCTCCGAAACCCAGCTGATTTCCTGTCGCAACGTGCTGATCTATTTCAACAAGAAGTTGCAGGACCGGGCCTTCGGCCTGTTCCACGAGTCGCTCTGCCACCGCGGTTTCCTGGTGCTGGGCAGCAAGGAAACCCTGGACTTCTCGGCCTACGGCGAGCATTTCGAGCCGTTGGTCAAACAAGAACGGGTCTACCGCAAATCATGA
- a CDS encoding tetratricopeptide repeat protein: MTKPRRTLLISLLVVLALGLAWLFLRTTPPVVPDAIKHGYGKALEQARNGQPGAARVLYQQLGRPDLSDSRRIRLLAELHNYPSPQALKLADAGLHHTTPEVREAALQAVLGLVPARQRSLLIGPLLDDEVQAVRFAAVTALLGLSPDEQGLYFGPLQQVIDEYTQVLKAQPENVEAQYQLARLYLHNANLVQAQQTLEHALSLQPDNLQAVILQLEVLDRQGRSEDARQLLAKQLQAQQDSAYLQHALGMWLLHHDQSEFALLGLSRAVELEPNNAGYRYDLATTLHSQEELEAAQKQLEEIVQRQPANRKARVLLIKYWKESGQLQNVQILLAQLEQQNPDDPALQQGL; this comes from the coding sequence ATGACCAAGCCCCGCCGCACCCTGCTGATCAGCCTCCTCGTCGTCCTGGCCCTGGGCCTGGCGTGGCTGTTCCTGCGCACCACGCCGCCAGTGGTGCCGGATGCGATCAAGCACGGTTATGGCAAGGCCCTGGAACAGGCACGCAACGGCCAGCCCGGCGCGGCGCGGGTGCTGTATCAGCAGCTGGGGCGTCCCGACCTGTCGGACAGCCGGCGCATTCGCCTGCTCGCCGAGCTGCACAACTACCCCAGCCCGCAGGCGCTGAAACTGGCCGACGCCGGCCTGCACCACACCACGCCCGAGGTCCGCGAAGCCGCCCTCCAGGCGGTGCTCGGCCTGGTCCCGGCGCGCCAGCGCAGCCTGCTGATCGGCCCGCTGCTGGACGATGAAGTGCAAGCCGTGCGTTTTGCCGCCGTCACCGCCCTGCTCGGCCTGTCGCCGGATGAACAGGGCCTGTATTTCGGGCCGCTGCAGCAAGTGATCGACGAGTACACCCAGGTGCTCAAGGCCCAGCCGGAGAACGTCGAGGCGCAATACCAGCTGGCGCGCCTGTACCTGCACAACGCCAACCTGGTCCAGGCCCAGCAGACGCTGGAGCACGCCTTGAGCCTGCAACCGGACAACCTGCAGGCGGTGATCCTGCAACTGGAGGTGCTGGACCGCCAGGGCCGGAGCGAAGATGCCCGCCAGTTGCTGGCCAAACAACTGCAGGCGCAACAGGATTCCGCCTACCTGCAACACGCCCTGGGCATGTGGCTGCTGCACCACGACCAGAGCGAGTTCGCCCTGCTCGGCCTGTCCCGCGCCGTGGAGCTGGAGCCGAACAACGCCGGCTACCGCTACGACCTGGCCACCACCCTGCACAGCCAGGAAGAGCTGGAGGCGGCGCAGAAACAGCTTGAGGAAATCGTCCAGCGCCAACCCGCCAACCGCAAGGCGCGGGTGCTGCTGATCAAGTACTGGAAGGAAAGCGGCCAGCTGCAGAACGTGCAGATCCTCCTGGCCCAGCTGGAACAGCAGAACCCCGACGATCCGGCCTTGCAGCAGGGTCTGTAA
- a CDS encoding AraC family transcriptional regulator: MSRSARVTDPSYELMDDHNGLSIIYRQHGFPCPLVRWHFHKEYELHLIVASSGKVFIGDYIGNFYPESLFLTGPNLPHNWISQVAEDEVVAKRDMLVNFTDELFESGYQVFAELKSLTPLLERAQYGIEFRCKRTIAQAMDLMQRIADSSGITRLGHFFILLELLAACDDYQLLSGATNVQLADEHNVDRTNRAVDYIFAHYARELPLEEVADYLGMKPTYFSRVFKQATGRCFVEFVNRLRISKSCELLADGDKPVTDVCFESGFNNISNFNRRFQQLKGMTPSHYRRLAVQRLTEQNLA, translated from the coding sequence ATGAGCCGATCAGCGAGAGTCACCGACCCTTCCTACGAATTGATGGACGACCACAACGGCCTGTCGATCATCTATCGCCAGCACGGCTTTCCCTGCCCCCTGGTGCGCTGGCACTTCCACAAGGAGTACGAGCTGCACCTGATCGTCGCCAGCTCCGGCAAGGTGTTCATCGGCGACTACATCGGCAACTTCTACCCCGAATCGCTGTTCCTCACCGGCCCCAACCTGCCCCATAACTGGATCAGCCAGGTGGCCGAGGACGAAGTGGTGGCCAAGCGCGACATGCTGGTGAACTTCACCGACGAGCTGTTCGAAAGCGGCTACCAGGTGTTCGCCGAACTCAAGAGCCTGACCCCGCTGCTGGAGCGCGCGCAGTACGGCATCGAGTTCCGCTGCAAGCGCACCATCGCCCAGGCCATGGACCTGATGCAGCGCATCGCCGACTCCAGCGGCATCACCCGCCTCGGGCACTTCTTCATCCTGCTGGAGCTGCTGGCCGCCTGTGACGACTACCAGCTGCTGTCCGGCGCCACCAACGTGCAACTGGCGGACGAGCACAACGTCGACCGCACCAACCGCGCGGTGGACTACATCTTCGCCCACTACGCCCGCGAACTGCCGCTGGAGGAAGTCGCCGACTACCTGGGCATGAAACCCACCTACTTCTCCCGGGTGTTCAAGCAGGCCACCGGCCGCTGCTTCGTCGAGTTCGTCAACCGCCTGCGCATCAGCAAATCCTGCGAACTGCTGGCCGACGGCGACAAGCCGGTGACCGACGTGTGCTTCGAGTCCGGCTTCAACAACATCTCCAACTTCAACCGGCGCTTCCAGCAACTCAAAGGCATGACCCCTTCCCACTACCGGCGCCTGGCCGTGCAGCGCCTGACCGAACAGAACCTGGCCTGA